The Deinococcus misasensis DSM 22328 DNA segment CAGAAGGCAGAAGGCAGAACTGTTGTCCCTAACGTAGGGGCGCAGCGTGCAAGTTCACCAATACGCGGTGAACTGTTCTGCACAAGAAGCGTGCTGCGCCCAATGGCAGGAACCTTAAACAACGATTGTAGGGGCGAGGCATGCCTCGCCCAACGGCAGGAATCTCAGACACATGTTGTAGGGGCGACCGGGCAGAGGAACCAGCGCCCAGCGCGAAACGGGCCGCCCCGTGAGCGCGTAGTCAGGGCAAGACAACCCACGCTCCCGCGTTCTACACAAGATGCCTCGCCCAACGGCAGAACCCTCAAACGCACGTTGTCAAGATAAAGACACGCCCAGAGCCCCTTCACCAACCCTGAAGCCTCTTTTGACCCCAAATGTCCCCTTGCCATTGCTGCCCATTGGTGTTAACCTAAAACCGACTAATCCACTCGGATTAATGTAAGGAGCAGTGCATGAGATTCCCCCTGACCGTTTTGCTGATGCTGTCTGGCGCACAGGCCATTGGCGTGAAACACGACCTTGGCACCACCGAGATCGACAAAACCCCCAAACGCATCGTCACGCTGGAACACAGTTTCACCGACGCCCTGATCCAACTCGGGGTGAAACCTGTGGGGGTGGCGCAGGAAGGTGGGAAAAACTTGGCGTACCTCGATCCTTTCCTGAAAAACGTGCAGGTGGTGGGCACCCGAGCACAGCCCAATCTGGAAAAAATCATGGCCCTCAAGCCAGATTTGATCATCGCAGACACCGAGCGTCACAAAGCCATTTATGGCCAGCTTTCCAAAATTGCCCCCACCGTGGTGCTGAATTCCTACCGTGGAGACTACAACGACATCCTCGGGCAATTCAAAACCATTGGGCAAATTCTGGGAAAAGAACAAAAAGCCCAGAGTGTGCTTGCTGACCACAACCGC contains these protein-coding regions:
- a CDS encoding ABC transporter substrate-binding protein — protein: MRFPLTVLLMLSGAQAIGVKHDLGTTEIDKTPKRIVTLEHSFTDALIQLGVKPVGVAQEGGKNLAYLDPFLKNVQVVGTRAQPNLEKIMALKPDLIIADTERHKAIYGQLSKIAPTVVLNSYRGDYNDILGQFKTIGQILGKEQKAQSVLADHNRMLNKARAYTSKKAGPLMVMVLSSQAGVTVHSTESFIGSLFQKMGRVNAAKPQKGESQYTVTLENLVATNADTLVFLKTEGETTPLDGWKKDPLYQSLKAVKNNRVYVFDRDLWSKARGIKGMNLMFSQMISSGVLADRAAK